In Theileria equi strain WA chromosome 3, complete sequence, the genomic window TAGCCTCATTAGCAGCTAGTTGTCTTTACCTGGCTTGTAATCTATTTTTCTTTTGACTCTGCTATAGTTTTGTTTATTCGGTGATATAACTCTCTTTTTATGGCTATGttttggagaatctttgtATATGGCCCTGTTGGATCGTGAAACCAAAATTTCACGATCATCCAAAACTAGGGTAGACAAAAGCAAAGCGTCCATCGCAGTTCTTTCATCACAAAATTCAACAAAACCATAGCCTCTTGATTTACCCATCCTGTCCAAACATATTTGTACAGCCTTAACGGGCCCGCAACTTTTGGTAAAAAAAGATGAAAGTTCATCCTCGGTGGTTTTGTATGAGAGATTTGTAATGTACACTGTTCTTGATGTTTTATCTTTAGATAAAGTTGTTGGCATTTTCTTCTCAATTTTTCTAACCCGTTCGCTCGTTTTATTAATCATTGGAATTGATGGTGTTACTTGAAACTTTACATCTTCGAGTTCACAATCTAATGGCCACCCTATCTCGTTTATCAACTTCTGGATAACTTCCCTTGCAGCATCCTCACGATCAAATTCTACATAGCAATATCCAACACTAAAATTTCTCTTTTCAATCGGCTTACAGGCTTCGGTGCCATCGGTACTTGCTCCTTTTCCTTCCAAAGTTACAGGCCTGCAATCTTTATCCACGTTATTTGAGTCTACCCTCCTATTGCCAGCACTATTTGAATTTTCAGTGCAAAATCTGATTTCTGAAGGAACAAATCCGATGTTTGAAAAAAAATTTTCCAAGAGTATAGAGATGGAATCCTTAGTAATTATATGCTTAGACGTTATGTTTTTAACAAACACAACTCTTTCTTCAAATAGTGGTTTTGTAGGTTTTGAAAATTCACATCGGAATGTGCCTCCAGATATTCTACGCCCAACTGCCTTCTCTAGTGCATTTTTAGCGTATTCATGGCTTTCAAACTCGACATAGCAAGAGCCACCCCTTCGTAACATACGAACCTGCTTAAAACCAGGAAACTCAGAAAAAAATGCTAAAACATTTTGTTCACCAACTTTATAGCTTAATTTGGAAACCCAAAGAGTGCAAACTTCCTCTTTCCTATTTACCCATGCCAAAATAGATTCTTTGTCTTTGGAAAGAAGGAAATGCCCTTTGTTTTCTAAAGGTGGTAATAGAGGATAATTACTATCTGCTGTTTGTGGATGCATATGATCCTGGGAGCACAGAGAGTCACTATACTCTGTGGTATTTACTAATGTTCCAGGTGCCTCCAGAGTGAATGGGGTATGGATAATCGATTCTGAAAGATGTAATAATGGTGATTGTAGGTTTATAGGTGGTACGGATGGCATACCGTCGAACTTACAATATTTAAGATCTGGTGAAAAATCAGGTGTAGAACATGAGCCACAGTTGCTAACTCTAGAGGAAGAAAGCCTAGAAAGAACAGGAGATGATGGTGGTGGCATTGGGGCATTTGGAGGCACTGCTGGCGCTATTGAAGGATCCGCACTTTCACACCCATCCCAAGTGGCTCTGGTCACCATTTCCAAATCCTTAAGTGTtaattttggagattttatCTTTGTAGAACAGTCATAAGATATACTAAAGTTCTGTTTTCTGAGTAAATTGGAATAACTCCCACTATCAGATGAAGTTTCAGAAAAAGTTTCTAGTTTCCTTCGTCTTCTGTCACGCCTCAAAATAATATTATTCAGACTTAAAGTGGTGCTTGTACGGGGTTCTGCATTATTATGTGTTGAAACTGTCATATGCGCTCTTTTTATGTCCTCTACTACTCCGGATGTTTGTACATAATCGATATATTCTTCAGCCAACTCGTTTGCAGAAACTATAGAGAGGGCGGTCTCATATAACCATACAATTAATGTATGTACTGTACATGGTTCTGGAATATCCAATTTAATATTTGTTGTAGAACAAAGACCAGTATAAATCTTATTAATTATGTCACTAATGTCAGATATGTGCTTATCCAAGCTCTTAACGCCATCTATTAAATATAGCCAACATAAAGGGTCATCTTTGTACCTCGTcaaaaatctggaaatgacATTCACATACtctgaggatgaatgcTTGACCAACAATTTAAGTTCATACTTGCTCCAGTAGGAAAGTATACGATACACACCTCTAGATTCTAGCTGTTTGTCCGAACTTTTTGACAATAACTCCTCTCCACTAGATAGTATATTTCTAAACTCTGAAATAGAGCCGGGGTTTGTGCGTCTTATACAATCCGCTGCAGTGATATGTAAAGTTATTAAATTGCTAAGATCAGAAACAGCTGTCTTTGATGCGTTGAAAAGAGATATTAAATCACTTATCCTTGGTGATTTAGTAGCCATCACAAGCATATAATTTACCCAAATACTTACGGATTTAGGCATGTGCCTAGATGCTCTTTCATATATCAATAGAGATCTTGAATGACTGGTGCGAAGTGCATAATTTGCATAATTAATCCACAGATCATCGCGTTCGTAACCCAAATCATCCAAAGCACGCTGATATACCATCATTATTTTTCCATAATCACCACATTTCAGCTCAAACTCAATGTAGTCATTCCACAGTGAATTCATGTTATTAGTATTCATAACTTCATGGAATTCTgattgtatttttaattCAAAAGATTTCCTTTGTTCCCAGGCATCAAATCCTATTTTATGTTGTTTTTTCCCGAATTCTGTGTCCTTTTGATATTCTGAGGGTAATTCTTCTTCCCACACGAGATATTCATCCAATAAATCCGATAAGCCGGCCAAGGGTAACTCCAATTGGCGATAAAATAAACTACGTATGCGATCTAATTGTGAGCAGTATGCTTCATTTTGCACTTTGGGCAACAATTCTTGTTCAAATCTACGGTAGTATGACCATATTTGTGGTCCGTCTAATGTGTGCAGACCATAAGCCTCCAAGCTGGACTCGAAAAGACTCCTTAAATTAGCATAATCTGCCGATTTACGGCACTTTTCACGCTCATAACGCAAATATGAGAGCCATATTTCGACAGACGGTTCATTATCTAGAGCAGTCTTATATAAATTAACAATATTTTCGTCGTCATCAGATTCCTCCTTCCTGTCTTCAATGAAAGAAATCCAAAACTGATCGTCCACAACACAATGTTTAAAGCACTCGATCCTGAAATGGTTAAGCAGATCCTTACGGTTATCAAGTGATGATAGGTAAATTGCTTGCTTGTAAAGTTCGTAATTCCAAGGGTTCTGTTCAatctttctttttatttcatcaatGTCTTCTGTGGACAGAGAATGATTTTCATTTAGATTACCAAATCTGGAATCCAACATATCTTTACACCTCCATTATAACTCAGAACGCTCTACAGGAACGGTGGTAACAGGAAATGCACATACCGTGCCAACGACTGTATTAAATATACACACATTAACTGTCATAAATTTTTAGAATACAAAAAAAAAAATCTGAGTGCCCGCAACTTGCAATCAAAATTGGAACCCGCCTTCAGGAACGTAAGAACCAAATTGGATATCAGAACGTTCAAAGTCTTCATCAAAGTCACGATCTTCTGGGAAAAAGCGgttcaaaatatttccCGCCTTTTTGTATATAGCAGCAACTTTGCTATCTTGCAACACATCTAACATTCGCACGGCATCAACCTAAAGAGATTTGTAGACGGCCAATACAGAAATATTATATATGTAGATTATTTGAACTCTCTAAACTTACCTCTCTTACAATTGTGGCATATGGATTTCTGGGTAATTCCTTGGTTTCCATTATATGTTGACCTAGTGTTAGAATGTTATCTAAGGCTCTGAGAGCTACACCGATTAGCTTTGTATCTGTGGTTGAAAGGATCTTACAAATGTGTTTAATACAGCCCCTAGATGCTAAGTTCTCTGCTTGCTTCATATCACCTCCAGAAGCGGCATTACATATGGCCCAACTCGCCTCCCTTTGGATATCAAAATCGTCACCATCCATTAATTCCAATAGTTTCTCAACAACATCTGATTGCAAAAAGGCTTCAATCTGATCCCTTGTACCAGCAGCTATATTGGATAATGTCCAACAAGCTTCCTTTTTTATTGTCTTCTTTTCAGAAAAAAGTAATTTATAAAGAATTGGAATACAACCGTAATCTACAATAACTTGCGTTTGCGCATCATTGCCAGTTGCGATATTTCCAACTGTACGCAGAGAAGGTGTCTGGACAGCAGGGATGACATGATCCATAAGTTGGATTAGTCTTGGACATGCTCCAGAATCAATCACAGACTGAATGTGTTCCTCTGATCCGTCCGAAATATATGAGAATGCCCAGCATGCGTCAGTAAGTAcctgaaatatttttatgAGATATATGGTAATACCTCAGTGTCCGGATGTTCTATAAGCCTTGAAATATATGGAATCACCGGTCTGACTTCCTCGAAAAGTGGCTTAGGTTTCCCTCTACACAAGTTAGAGATGGTCCATGTAGCATTACGAATAACACTTTCTCTTTGTGAATTTGATAGAAGAAACAAGAGAGGTTTCAAGGCACCATGCCCCAAAACCAAATCCCTGCATTCCGCCGAATCTCCTGCTATATTCCCCAAGGCCCATATCGCCTGCTCACGAACCTCCTCTTGAGACGATTCCAGCAATGCTATCAGCTTAGGTACAGCTCTAGATATTTATTTGTTATAACTTTGAGTTATTTTATGTAAAGAATACACGTGCCTAAAGATGAAAACTAACCCATGGTCCGTTGTAATCTTGGTCTGTTGATGTGTACCAGATGCTATATTCGTAATAGCCCAAGCAGCTTCAAACTGGAGTTCAGGCGCATCGTTCCTTGTTAGAAACTCTATAAATATTGGTACAACACCGGAATTGACAACTTGTTCAATAGGTGGATCAAATTCCAGAGACAAAATTTTCCGAAATTGTTTTGTACACGCCAATtgtttattataatctGACGATCTCAACCCATTTGCGTAGTGTTCTAACTCTGAAGGAGACCAATTCAAATTGCTGGTCAGAGAATCTTCATTGTTTCCTCTTAAACCATTACCGATATCAATATTTTGTGGTACATTTCCAATTTCAACAGGGTTAGAGGCTGTACCTTGAGAACGACgtttttgcaaatttataTCGCGAATTTGTTTCCTGATTTGGGACTGGATATCCTCCCTTTTGCGACGAGGGTCgtcaaatatttttttatattctttcTTGCGTTCCTCACTTCTAAACATCGTTTTTACGTGTATATATTGTATAAATATATCATATGATGCACTTGTGTTTTTTGTGAGATCTATAGAAACGTATTAAATAATATATGCGTTCCCACAACCATCATCTATAGGGTCAACAAACCCAGGAACCATACCCCTTGGCAAACAAACATGTGGGCTACACATGTTTAGGGATAGCTCTACACTAAACCCTAGACGATGAAAACAGAGTAATCACGAATAGAGACACAAAAGAATATTACATATGTACGTTAAGGTGTCTATCAAGTTATCTCATGACCCAAAACTACCTAAAATAACTAATGTAAGGGGTGACAAGTGAAAACATACTTCTTGGAACCTTTTCCGGAGGCCTTACGCTTAGAAGCTGGTTGCtcatcttcagattcttcttcctcttcttcgtcatcctcatcttcctcagaGCTAGACAAGAAAGAATTGTCCTCTGGCTCGAAGTAGCCAATGATGTGGACTTCGTTCGCTCCACCCTTGGTGGTCAATTTCAAGCCACCCATAGTTGAGAAGAAGACATCAACAGTGGCCTGAGAATAAGTGTTAAGATATTCAACTAGAACAAATCAAGATAATATATCGACAGTGAGCATGGAATCTTGGCAGAGTCCACGTAAATACGGTTATTGATACAAAATTGGCTCTATGTAAATACTTACATGTTCATGAACGTCCTTTTGGAGTGAGCATACGTTGTACACCTTATCACCGTCAACCAATTGAACATAGGTTTTCTCGTCACTTTTTGGCTCGTTGAGGCATACTTGAGAGAGGTGAACAATATTGGCCaactcattctttgggGTAACACTGTTACCAGGAGCGATTACAGCACCTACAGAAGTCGTTAAGACAAAAATAATGGGAAATCGTTATCATGCAATGAATGGTAATCGAAAACCTACCGAACAACATCTTGATCGCTTTGGGTGGGTGAACCGTGACGGTAAATGACTAAGAATCTAGGAATAATGACGTGGTATTGTTTAAACAAAAGTTAGTTTTGAGAAAACTGATTGTTTTTAACCGAATGCCGGTTTATGCGAGTTATTGGGTAGGCCAATAATGGTATATTTGACATCTCTATGGGGAAGACGGCTGCGGAATTTTGAGATTCTACTATGAATGTGACGAAATAAGACGAGTATGCCAGAAGTACAGCGGGATCAAGAGTTTTACCGACAAAAACGCCAGAAACGTTGCGGAATATTCTGCATTTATCCCAAAAATCCGAAGGCGGGCGGTACTGAAGCTGCAGCAGCAGTTCCTCCCGGGAAGGTGACCAATAGCTGATCTTATCCAATTGAATCTGGAATGTTTCTGTTAAAATAAACTTGAGTAAACACATAAGTATCCAATCATACAGTATTAAACAAGTTTTATGGCCTCTGGCATGTCTAGCAAATCTCCGTAGAAGTAAATAGCCCATGAGATAGCGACGAATCCTATTGTCCTCAGGTACATCCTTGCGTTCTCGGATACCAATGGTTCCTTGACGTGGTCCATTCCCGGAAAGTGCATATTTCTCGCCTATTTATCTTTTATAACGCTCACATGTTACTGTTCAGTGAATATTGGCGTATGCACTAACAGAAATTGAAGTAGTAGTAAATGATACGATAATTTTTATAACTAATGAGGATTTGAAGCTTACCTGGTGTAGGAACGGAAATGAAGGTTATGCTACTGTGATTATAATTAAAATAAAGTGATATTTTACAAGTAAAATTTACGAATATTTCCTGTTCGTGCAACAACTAAGCTATTACTCCCCATTACAATCGGTTGGTTGTCTTCACAGTTCCATTACTGGTTGATAAATTGCACACATGTTTACGAAGGATATTTGATTTCTATTCTATAGGTATATAAAATACGATGTGAATAGTATCTCGAATATGCTAGGTAGTAATGTTGTTTTTAACAAGCATATATAAACATTGGCATTACAAAACATGGCAACGGTATACAGCTGGATACTTGAGAACTTGTAAGATATAGTATAAATATAACATCCAAATACCACTCAGTTATGAAGAATCGTCTGCCTAACAATGAACTGATAGGTTATGTTATAAACGACAAGCACCCTAAATCTATTCGTGTTGCTTGCGATAGGTACAATCACATACTatgtaaaattttcacTTGTATATAGGTATATGTATGTGGTCCGCTACAAAAAAGTCTTTAGAATGACAAAAAAAGTGTGGGCCCATGACGAACACAAGGAAGCAAAGCTAGGTGATATCGTCAGGATACAGCCTTTAGGTTATCGCATAGGACCTTGGAAGACTTATGTTCTCTCCAGGATACTGAATAAGCAAGATCCACATCTGCAATGTTGAAAGTTCTCTTTATTAATAAATAAGCAAGTATGTCAACTTCAAGTCTTTATTTGGGGCCTTTTGCTGACCTCTTGGCAATTCCAGAACTCAAAAGGTGTTTGTGGAAGTTTGAGAGGCCGTTATTGCTGTGGATCGCATCAAATTGGTTTTGCTTTTGTTGTTCCAATTCAAACTGTTTTCTCTCTTCTAGCTTCTTCCTGTAGGCACCTGTAACGAATACTTCAGCAATAGCTCCGTTAGTTGCCAGTTCATCTTCTAGAAGTTTTTTATCTAATGCTATTTCGCGTTCGATTTGGCGCTTCCTCGCTCTATCGAGTATCTTCGCCATATACTGAGGTTCCTTAGTCCTCTGCTTATTCTTTACATCGTTATCATTATTTTCGTTAGTATCTTTAATCTTATCCGGAGAATATCCTAAATATGTGAACTTTGTAGCTTCCTTTTCAACGGTGTCTTCGTCTACATATTCATCGTATAGGTATAATGATGGATCTAACTCTTTATCGACATTTTTCAGATACTTAGTGCTTCTATCAGAATAGTATTTACCTTCTATTTCATCCAATTTCAGTCTTTTAgtattaaaatttttttGGTGTGATTCTATACGAACAGTCGGTTCAATGCGATCATCGGTAGTGGAGGAGTTATCAAATGCTAGGTTTAGCAGATTTCTGTcaacattcttggtaatATTTGGCTTTAAAATAGTTTTGTTTGTGACCTTTAGAGCATTTTTTTTTGGTTTAGTGTCGATATCTTTattaccattctttataACAATCTTCATTTCAAATTTTATTTATCTAATAAGTGCCATGTTTATTAATACAGTTTAGGTCATATAATACATTGAATAGTATACACAGACTGTATAAATTTGTAGCGAGTCCCAACAAATATTGACTTATTCAATATATTGTATATGTACATTTATCGGAAAGCATCTTGGTTATATATTAAAgttaaaatatcaaaatggatgatgaagaaggaagGTTGTTTCGATGCAGAAGAACTTGCTGTGAAATGTTAGAAGATCGCGGTTATTTCATTCCAAGCCAAGAAAAATTAGAAACTTTTGCAGAATTTAAGGCAAGATACGAGTCATATGATAGAACGTAAGTCAAAATATCACTTAAATACAACATAAATGCCAATGATACATATAATCCATATACAGACGCTCGAAAATGCTTTTGGTGGCTTCACAAAAGACGGCCTCAGAAAATAAAGTTTTAGTTTTCTTTGCGGATGAAACTAAAAAAACTGGTGTGAAGCCAATTAGAGAGTTAGTTCAAACATTCATGTTGATGTTTCTAATCGTTAAATCTAGGCTAACTGAACGTATGGAAGATCATGATATTCATAGAGCAATTCTAGTAACACAAAATGTTCTTACCTCCTTCGCAAAGGATGTTAGTTTTTTGCTATTACCCATATACCCACTTCTAAACTCTTTATAAATACGTGTTTAGGCTATAATGGAAGCGTCGCCTAGAAATATAATAGAGAATTTTATGGAAACAGAACTACTTGTCAATATAACTAGGCATGAGTTGGTCCCTAAACATGTACCGTTGacaatggaagaaaagcAAAACCTATTGCAGAGATACAAGGTATGCATAATCATAAGTATACAGACAGTGGTATTAGGTCAAAGAAAACCAAATTCCAAGAATACAATCTGCTGATCCCGTAGCCAGATATTTTGGCCTATCAAAAGGGCAAGTTGTAAAAATCATCAGACCGAGTGAAACTGCGGGAAGATATGTGACCTTCAGATTGGTCGTCTAATATCGTAAATCGTATAGATGTAAACTcgtaaaatataaagtcATTCTAAGCACATTCATAATTTAGTTATGatacatttaaaacatttgCGATACCATCCTTAGAAGCTGTACAAAGGGTGTTTCCTGTCTTATCGAATGAAGCATCTATTATGTTCGAATAATGTTTATTTATAACACCTTTAAGTGACAGCGACCGAGTCTCGTATATGCGAACAATTCTATCCCAGCATCCAGCAGCAAAAATAGTACCATCATTCCTAATATCCAAAGATGAGATACCGGGTGAATTCTCTGGGTCTCTTGGTATACTTGATTTTATATGACGTATACCATCCTGATGAGTAACATGATACATATGTATCAACCCTCCAGTGTCACCTATCAAAACAACATCTTTCCATGTAGAAAGGGCGGGTATTGCCTCAAACGTATCCATATAGTGAACTGGAAGTGCGGGTTCTTTTAAGTTTCTTAAATCGTGGATAACTATTGATGCTGATTCATAAGTTGAAAGTATATATGAGCTTCCGAGCGCAGAGAATTGTTTGCATGTGTGCAACATTCCTATTTCACTTTTTTTAGGAGTCTGAATTACAGGAGGGTTGATTGTGTGAATTACATTTGAGTTTATTCCTCCTACATAACACCTATTATTTAGTCATATACATACCACATTCTATTCTTAAATCAAACACTTTAATATTCTTCTCACACGGCACTATTATACACGGAGTAGTTGAGGATCCGTAGTTAAGTAAGCTTATCCTGGCAAAGGACGTTGTTATTGCATCTACCAAATGGTGTATCTTACAGGATTTTAGATCCAGTATAGATATATCTCCTCTACTCTGAAGCAATATGCTACTGTATTCGGAGGTTGTGCCTATATTTCAATAATGTGGCCATGAGCAAATTTACCTACACGATAAGGTAAGACAAAATCCAATGGTTTTTCTATATTATGCGATAAGATAGGGTTTGAAGTTTCAATATCCCATTGAAATAGAGCGCCAGTTACAGAAGATGTTAAAACGTGGGTGTTATAACATCTGGCCGATGTAAAGCCATCTATACTTCTAATGGATACTATACTCTCAATATTCATTACTATACCTAAAAATATGATATATTCACGTAAAAGATATACTTTTTCCCCAAACTTTCTGCGATACAGGGGTGAATGTGTAAAATTGTCTAACAAGGTGAATGGATACCGAAATCTCAGGAGTAGCGGAAAATTTTAGATGAAGTGTATATCATACCCATATACTGTAAATTAAATGGTATAGTTCTATATCACGAAAGTTGGAAGAGTAAAGAGTTTGCCTAGGATGTGATAAATGCATAACATACGAGGGAAAATAGACTGGGGAAGATGGGTAGCTTTACATATTCTCACATGCAAATTAAATACTAGTACACGTTATAAAGACTTCATTACTATGGAATTATTGTACTGATGTGGAACACTGGATATTAACGATGCCCCAACATGAAACGTTTACTAAGTGACCGAACAGGGGCAGTCTTAGCATTTTATCTGTGCATTGTTTAAAATACTCTTTAAATTATTATAACTCATAATTTTGAGGGTTATTTCATAAGTATCTACATGACCCTGTTCTTCGGGTTGTAGATAAAGTAATTATGCGACAGAAAGATACGTCTGGCATAAGGTTCTGGGAAGATGAGTAGGATTTACTCTATTTTGTCATTTAGAAGGCAATTTGCCAGTACATTGCACCATgagatgaagaaatcaTCCGGAATGCCAGCTGCAAGTGAAAGACCATTATACAGAAATGCATTCGATAGAGCTGATAATCCTAAGTTATGGTTAAAGGATACTACGAAGTACAATCATCCAGAACCGGTAAAAACTCTAGGTGATTTGCTAGTGCCTCATGGACATGGCCATTTATTCGGCAACAGCGGCTCTACACGCTATGCGCATTATGTTAATGTATGGGAACCGACGTTCCCTAAAACTCCAGATCTGTCAAAAGGTGAGCTCATTTCAGGTGCGAACTTCACAAGAACAAGCGGATGGCATTTTCCTGGGGAACCAGCAATAGTATCTGTTGGTAAACTAGGACCTGCTAACCAACGAGCAGTAGGATATGCTGAAAATGCAGCTGTTCCCGAGTCTATAAGCCCGGACGCTTTTCCAGATTTCAGGGAGTATAGAATTCCAAATGGTGCCGACAGGAGGGCTACCATCTATCTGATGACCGCCACTGTATTTTTCTTTATTATGGCGTTTGCAAGAACACTTGTTTGCAAACTTATCCACTATTTCTGGTTGTCCAGAGATGTAGCCGCTAGTGGAGCGCTTGAAGTTAATGTGGGTCAGATGCTACCTGGTGACCAGGTTACGGTAAAATGGAGGTCAAAGCCAGTTTTTATTAGAAGGCGCACACCCGAAGATATAGCCAGAGCTAAGAAAGATGACGAGCTACTTGACAGCATGAGGGATCCAGAATTGGATGAAGATAGAAACAAGAATCCTGAATGGCTAATAAATATCGGAATATGTACACATTTGGGATGTATTCCAACCAAAGGAGGCAACTATGGAGGGTTTTTCTGTCCATGCCACGGATCACACTATGATGGATCTGGTATGTTTTTATTAACTTGTATAATATTATATGTAGGACGTATCAGACAGGGCCCTGCACCAGCAAATTTGGAGGTGCCTCCCTACAGGTTCATAGACGACAATACCATCCGTTTGGGATAAATAATACCCTATAGTATCACTTTACTCATAATCAGCGTTTAAAATAAGTTGTTGGATAAGTTAAAATTTGCAGAGCAGCCAAGATTGTAATGTCTAGATAATGGATATATGAATATTCTAGAAATTCGATGACTGCATTTTAACAGCTGGTACAACAATCTAGTAGTGTTTTAGTGTGTAAAACTGTTAATTCaacaaaaatttgaagTTCTCTGGGAAGTTTTCTCCAGCCACAGTAACAAACTTATCACCTTCCttcttgaagaagttgtGGATAATTTCACTGCTGCTGAATGAAACAACGATCAGATGTACATGAGTAGGCAAGCCTGCCTCATAGTGAACAGCAACATGTGAACAGTGTTGTTTGTCCTGTCTCTCGTACAAAACTTGACCACCAGCATGAACCTTGTCCAGGTTACGATACAGGCTAGGGGTAAACAATTTATAGTCAACGCCGAATCTAGCACCCTCAACAATAGACACGTCGTCGTGCTTGTCGCTAGCAATGTCAAGGGAACGAGAGTAGAAAGCGGACTTGTGGAGATTCTCAATGTATGATGGCAAGCTAACTGGTCCCCATTGTCCATCGGTTTTAATGAAGAGTTTGTGGTTGAATCTTGCCTTATCAACAATGTGAACACGGCACAAAAGTGGTCTGTCACCGACAGAGTAAATAAGAGAATAATAACCAAATACATCACCAGAAGAGGTCTCCCAGATGGTGTGTTCGCCATCAACAATCTTGCCGATAGA contains:
- a CDS encoding ubiquinol-cytochrome c reductase, putative (encoded by transcript BEWA_011660A), with the translated sequence MSRIYSILSFRRQFASTLHHEMKKSSGMPAASERPLYRNAFDRADNPKLWLKDTTKYNHPEPVKTLGDLLVPHGHGHLFGNSGSTRYAHYVNVWEPTFPKTPDLSKGELISGANFTRTSGWHFPGEPAIVSVGKLGPANQRAVGYAENAAVPESISPDAFPDFREYRIPNGADRRATIYLMTATVFFFIMAFARTLVCKLIHYFWLSRDVAASGALEVNVGQMLPGDQVTVKWRSKPVFIRRRTPEDIARAKKDDELLDSMRDPELDEDRNKNPEWLINIGICTHLGCIPTKGGNYGGFFCPCHGSHYDGSGRIRQGPAPANLEVPPYRFIDDNTIRLG
- a CDS encoding signal peptide-containing protein (encoded by transcript BEWA_011670A), translated to MFKLFAILAFIGSSSFVSALDVTLDYNTIVNFEHFNYLGVRSGPFYEIIYTPVKDFVLTKIVGHGFTFFEAAAGESALDFHLILNFTLPFIAYFTVQLPDGSKKVRYFKKCNGWAETTKEIYDGIYNRDYPVELNFSDKVTLDINAVDENKFLTNASDENGHRIFNISPLNGTSIGKIVDGEHTIWETSSGDVFGYYSLIYSVGDRPLLCRVHIVDKARFNHKLFIKTDGQWGPVSLPSYIENLHKSAFYSRSLDIASDKHDDVSIVEGARFGVDYKLFTPSLYRNLDKVHAGGQVLYERQDKQHCSHVAVHYEAGLPTHVHLIVVSFSSSEIIHNFFKKEGDKFVTVAGENFPENFKFLLN